In Chitinophagaceae bacterium, the genomic window TTTCCAAATCAATAGTAGAGAATAAGAACTGGAATGAATTATGGGAAAAGAGTTTTAATCCTATCGTTATTGGATCAGAAATAGCTGTTCGTGCTTCTTTTCATCCTTCGTTTCCGGAAGTTAAATATGACCTTGTTATTGATCCGAAAATGTCTTTCGGCACCGGTCATCACGCTACTACAGAAATGATGATGCGGTTAATGCTGAAAGAAAATATTTCTCAGAAAAGGGTTCTTGACTTCGGAAGTGGTACCGGCATTCTTTCTATTCTTGCCGCAAAGCTGAATGCAAACACCATACTTTCCATTGATCATGAAGAGTGGGCGTATCGCAATGCAATAGAAAATTTTCAGTTGAACCATGTTGTTACTGCAACGGCGCTATTGGGTGATGCTTCCTGCTTTAAGCACCAGGAATTCGATCTTATTCTGGCAAATATCAACCGTTCAATTATTGTAAATACTATGAGTCAGTTTGCCGCCACGCTCAACAAGCATGGTAGATTACTGATTAGTGGATTTTTGAAGAATGATGAACTGCAAGTGATTGCCGAAGCACATAATGCCGGTTTTAAAGTGGTGGACCAACTTACACAGGACGACTGGATCGCTCTTGCTTTGAATTTTATTTAGTGCACTCGTTGCATGTGTGTGGATACTATGTTCCATGGTACATTCCGATGAAAATTATTATTACCTAATTTCGTTGCTTTCCTAAAATGTAACCCCTACAATGCAGCGGATTGTCTTTCTTATATCATTTTTTTTATTGCTGATTACGAATGTTTTTGCGCAAACATCCAACAGTTTTTCAAATGATCCCACCGTATTCCTGAAGGAAGCAACACAATTGCTCACAGATACAAAGCGTGACGATTGCCAGCAAACCGCCAGGGAATTACAAGACACCTGGCCGAAGTTTTCAAGATCTCAACAGTCTGATATTATTGAGTTGGCCAATATTATGAAGGAGAAAAAAATGCTGGTGACTCCATATTTCCAAAAGTTCTTTAATGCGGTTGTTTCTTTCAGACAAAGCAGTCAGAGTGACGATTTTTTTGATTCCTGGAAAGAAGTCACCATTGCGGTGATAAACGGTCAGCGCCAGGGAAGTTTTAAAAAGTATGAGCAATACCTTGATTTTTCTTACGCACTTTTTTCCAGGCATGCATTGTACATTTCGGAGGGCCGAACCTGGAAACTCGACACAGATGCATTTGAGCTGGTGATGGAGAATGATAACCCTGTGCTGAAAGTGGATGATTGTACGATTATTGGAATCACTTCGAAAGATTCTTTACGTATTGAAGGAACAGGTGGAAGTTATTTTCCGATGGAAAGCAAATGGCAGGGAAATAAAGGAAGGGCTGACTGGACGCGTGTGGGTTTTGGAGCCGATGAGGTTTATGCAACCTTTAAAAATTATACCATCGATTGCCGTCAATCGGATTACAGTGCCGACTCTGCCCGTTTGTTTTATGAGGCATACGACAAAAAAAATATAACCGGCAAGTTTTCTGACAGACTGTTGTCTTTTACTGATCCTGAAACCACCACTTATCCGAGGTTTGAATCATACCGTAAAGATTTGTTGTTCGACAATATAGCCCCGCATGTAAAACTTTATGGCGGGATTACACTTCAGGGCGCAAAGCTGAATGCGAATGGAACTGCTGATCAAAAGGCCATGATTAAAATATTCAGGTACGACAAGTTATTAGGTGTGGTGGCGAAGTCGGTGAATTTTGAAATAAACAAAGAAAAGGAAATCAATGCTTCGCAGGCAGAAGTCAAATTATTGCTGGGAAAAGATTCGATTCTTCATGGTGGTGTTACCCTGAGATACAATAGTGAGAAACGGGAGTTGTATTTGTTTCGCGGAAAAAACGGCATCGAAAAATCTGCTTTCTACGATTATTACCACAGTCTTGAAATTTCACCGGACGTGATCTTTTGGGACATGAATGAACCAACGCTTTATCTGCGCAACATTTCACAATCAGGTGAAAGCGAGGTCGTGCTGGAATCGTTCGATTATTACTCATTGGGCAAAATGGAGAAATTCCAGAATATCGCGGATTATAATATTATTGAAAAGCTCAGAACAATTGTTGAAACTACCGGGCAAAAGGAATTTACAACAGAAGACCTGGCGAAGAAATTAGGACCTAAATATGCTGCGCAAACCATAAAAGGTATTCTTTACAAATTAGTGGAAGATGGTTTTGTTGATTACGATGATCAAAAAGAATTGGTAACTATTAAGTATAAAACATTTCACTACGTAGACGCAAAAAAGAATAAAACTGATTACGACAATATCAGAATTGATTCTAAAACCGATAGTGTAAATGCTGAAATTGATATGCGCAGCATGGACATGGATTTACGTGGCGTTCGGGATATCGCTTTAAGTGATTCAAATTTTGTAGTGGTTTTTCCAAGAGAAAAGAATGTAACCGTAAAGCAAAACCGCGATATGGATTTCAGCGGAACCATGTTTGCCGGAAGGTTAGATATGTCAGGCGATGGTTTTGGTTTTGATTACGATGATTTTAAGATCGAGCTTTCCACTGTTGATTCAGTCCTGATCAATATTCCGACCGGAAAGACCGACGAGCACGGACAACCTACATTGGGCCCTATCAAAAGTATTATTGAAGCTGTAACCGGTAACCTTCAGATAGATGCAAAAAATAACCGGTCAGGGCGTGCACGAAACAAGCAATATCCGATTCTCACTACCACTGCACCTTCATTCGTATACTATGATCATCCGAGAACCCTTGGAGGCGTTTACGATCGTGACAAATTTTATTTCCAACTGAATCCATTTGTATTTGATTCACTCAATAAATTTAAAACGCTGTCCGTTGGGTTTGATGGCAAATTGGTTTCAGGCGGCATCTTTCCTGACATGAATGATCGTATTGGCATTCAACAGGATCTTTCACTTGGATTCAAAACAAAGAAGACAGATATTGCTTTATACGGCGGCAAAGGCGGTTATACCAATCAGATATCGCTTGATAATACAGGGTTACGTGGAAAAGGAACTATAAAATTTCTTGCCTCGATTAGCACTTCCAGGGATATTATTTTTTATCCGGATTCTCTGAATGCAAAATCGGATTCATTCACGATCAGCTCAACTGTATTGAATGGTATTGAATATCCGAATGTTGATGGAAGGAAGGATTTCATTCATTGGATTCCATACAACGATTCGATGGTGGTAAAAATGGATACCGTGCCTTTTAGAATTTTTGATGGAAAAACTACACTTCGCGGCGCATTGGTTTTGCAATCGTCAGGCCTTTCGGGAAGCGGAAATGTGGATTGGAACGACGCAACACTTTCAGCGCGGGATATTGATTTCGGGAAGAACAAGATGAAAGCAGACTCAGCAGATTTTACCATCAAATCGCTTGACCCTAAAAAATTCGCGCTGAAAACAAGCGATGTGAGCGCTACTATAGATTTTGACAAACGGATGGGTGTATTCAAATCGAACACTGATGATATTTCTACATTATTTCCGTACAATCAATACCGCACTTCCATCAATGAGTTTAAATGGGAAATGGATAAGAAGAAAATGACTTTTGCTGCGCCTGCCGGCACGGTAGCTGAGTTTACTTCCATTCAACCTGACCAGGACTCGCTGACTTTTAGCGGAGGAACGGCCACCTACGACATGCAGAATTATATTCTGAAGATCAATAAGGTACCCTATATCGCTGTAGCAGATGCGCATATATTTCCCGATAGCGGTAAAGTGGTGATTGAAGCTGAAGCAAGAATGCGGACACTCAACCGCGCGAAGATTGTGATGGACTCAGTGGATGAATACCATAAGTTCGACAGTGTATCAGCAAATATTTACGGGAGGAATAGCCTGAAGGCCTCCGGAATTTATTCATATGTGAATAAAACAGGTAAAGGTCAGAAAGTTAAAATGGATGATATCGGCGTATTCACAGATTCAACAAAAGTAAATTATCATGTGTATGCAAAAGGAGTCGTGGATACAGCTCAGCGTTTTACTTTAATACCCAAAGTGTTTTACAAAGGAAAAGTAAACATCAAATCTAACGATGAACGCGTGCAGTTTGATGGGTTTGCAAAGCTGGATATCAGCAATCCAAAAGTAAAAGCTGAATGGTTTTCCATTGATGATTATATGAATAAGGATTCTGCATATGTAAAATATACAGACCCTGAAAATGAATCGCATAAGCCGATGACGGCGGGAATGGTATTCGATGCGGATTCCTCAGATCTGTATACTTCCTTTTTTAATGCGAAGAAAAGTTCCAGGGATAAAAATTTGTTTGTGGCCAACGGCATTGTTTTTTATGATGAGAAAGCAAAAGAATTCGTCGCCGGAGATCCCGATAAAATTCTGAATGAAGCAACCCGTGGAAATGTGCTGCGGTATAATGATGCAACAGGAAAGGTGAAAGCAGAAGGCAAAATGAACCTGGGGTTTAACTTCGGAATGGTGGATGTAATGAGTGCCGGGGAGATTACTACAGATGTAAATAAAAATAATCCCGTTTTTAATGTGGCACTCGGAATTCATTTCGATATTGATAAGGAACTGCTGGCGCTAATGACCAAATCAATTCTGCAAGGCAATTACGATGAGCCCGATGCAGATTACGGAACCGAGTCTTTTCAGAAGGCGTTGCCGGAATTTATAGATCCTAAAAAGGAAAAAGCATTTAATGATGCTTTTAATGCTTCCGGAAATATAGTTCGCAGTGATGCTTTACCATTTACCATATTCCTTTCGAATGTAGAATTGAAATGGGATAAAACGAGCAAGGCTTTCTACAATGTGAAACCATTCAGCATTGCATTTATCGACGATAAATCTATGGCCCGCGTAGTATCAGGTTACATTGAGCTTGGTTTCAAACGCAGCGGTGACTATATGAATCTATACATACCTGCCGGGGATGAAGACTTTTGGTATTATTTTTATTACGCAGCCGGCAATATGCAGATTGTAGCCGGCGAGCAATCGTTTAATGAAGAGTTGGTAAAAATTAATCCTGATAAACGCAGGAGTGAGACAAAAGATGGTAAGAGTTATCAATACAATCCGGGCTCAGAGAACAAAAAAAATACATTTGTAAACCGGATGAAATTTTTAGCAGGAGAACAGTAAGAACGTTCCATAAGTGATGCGTCAATTCAGGTTAGAAAATCCGCTCCCAATTTGGTTAGTGTTGAAAATCAAAAAATCAATAATTGAACTACGAAATAATTGTTGCATTTATACTGGCTTATCTGATAGGAGCCATTCCTTTTTCAGTATGGACGGGAATGTTGTTTTATCATAAGGACGTAAGAAAGTATGGAAGTGGGAACGCAGGGGCTACCAATACATTTCGGGTATTGGGCACACAGGCTGGCATCATCGTTTTGTTTCTTGATATCGTAAAAGGATCGATTGCTGTTTCGCTTGCTTATTATCTGGGAAACCTGCATTTTGAATCTGATAACTTTATTTATTACGAATTGGGATTGGGAATTACTGCCGCGATAGGACATATTTTTCCTGTCTACCTGAATTTTAAAGGCGGAAAAGGAGTGGCGACTTTATTTGGAGCTGGCCTTTCTGTTTTTCCCGTAGCCGCTTTGGTTTGTGTTGCAGTATTTCTGGTGGTGTTTTTAACAACGCGGTATGTTTCACTTGGGTCTATAATTGCGTCTGTTGTTTTTCCAATTGTTATTATTTTTTATAATCAAATCACACAATGGCCGATAATTTTATTTTCAGTCTTTATTCCATGTATAATAATCTACACCCACAGAAAAAATATTCAACGGCTGCTGAAGGGAGAGGAGAGTAAAATTATTTTTGAAAAGAACTAAACTATTAATCATGAAACATAAATTAAACATCGCATGGTTGGTGATGTCAGTACTGATTTTTTCCTGTCAGAAAGTGCCGGTAACGGGCAGGAAGCAAGTGCACGTAATTCCTGAATCAGAATTGATTTCGATGTCCATCACCCAGTATGGGGAAGCTTTGCAGCAAAGTAAGGTCATCAACGGAACTTCCGATGCTAACATGGTGAATGCAGTTGGCAAAAAAATAGCTGATGCTGCTGTTGAGTTGATGAAGCAAAACAATCAGTCGGACCGGCTGAAGGGTTATGCATGGGAATACCATTTACTGGACAGTAAAGAAGTGAATGCCTGGTGTTTGCCTGGTGGAAAAATTGCAGTTTATTCCGGTCTGCTTCCTGTATCCAAAACAGAAGCCGGACTGGCTGTAGTCATGGGACATGAAGTAGGTCATGCCATTGCACAACATGGAAATGAGCGAATGACCGAACAGTTAGCCATACAGGCAGGTGGCATCGGACTTGGCGCCTTTATCTCCCAGAAACCTGCAGAGACGCAACAAATCTACCAGGCAGCTTATGGATATGGTACGCAATACGGAGCAGTGCTTCCTTTCTCCAGAATGCAAGAATCTGAGGCAGACAAGATTGGGTTGGTATTGATGGCTATCGCCGGTTATGATCCTAACGAAGCCGTGGGGTTGTGGGAACGAATGAAAGCATTGTCAGCAGGATCAGCAGTTCCTGAATTCATGAGCACGCATCCAAGCGATCAAACTCGTATTGATGCCATTAAGAAGTTTTTGCCGGAAGCGATGAAGTATTATAAAAAGTAATGGTTTGCCGGGGCATATTCACTGTGTAAGAAAGCAGCTGCCGGAAAATTTATTGATGCGCGACTGATTATGGTTGCTTTTTATAAACGCTTACATAGTTGACTTCCACCTATAACTGAAAAGCTATTTGTATCTCGGATGAAATTGTAACAAGGTCTCCCTGAGATAATCACGGTCGAGGTGCGTATAAATTTCTGTAGTAGTGATTGATTCATGACCAAGCATTTCCTGTACAGCACGAAGGTCAGCACCACCTTCAACAAGGTGTGTGGCAAAAGAATGTCTGAAGGTATGCGGGCTGATAGATTTTTTCAGACCGATTTTTTCAGCCAGTGCTTTTATCATCACAAAAACATACACACGTGTCAGTTTTTTACCGTTGCGGTTTAAAAACAGAAAATCTTCGAAACCCTGTTTAATAGCGAGGTGACTGCGAACTCCATCACGGTAAAAGTTGATGTGTTTGATGGCTTCTTCTCCAATCGGAATCAAACGTTCTTTATTTCCTTTGCCAATTACTTTTATAAAGCCGACATCAAAATAAAGGTTGGAAATTTTAAGGTCTACCAACTCTGTTACGCGTAAGCCACATCCATACAATGCTTCGAGGATAGCTCTGTTGCGGATGCCATCTGCTCTGCTGTGATCAATAGCTGCAAGCAGTTGATTTATTTCTTCAAGGTGTAAAACATCAGGGAGCTTACGTTTTAATTTTGGGCCTTCAAGTAATAGCGTTGGATCATTTTTTATCAGGTCTTCCATCATCATGTATTTGTAAAAAGCCCTGATACCGGAAAGTATACGTGCCTGTGATTGGTCACCCATTCCAAGTTCATTGATGAAGAAAATAAATTCATGCAACTGTTCAAGTACTACTTCTTCAGGTGGAACAGATAACTGTTTCAGCTCAAAGAAACGACGCAATAATCCTACGTCATGTATATAAGCTGCCACTGAATTGGCTGACAACGACCGTTCCAGTTGCAAATATGCTTTGAAGCCTTTTATTGTACTTTGCCAGTCCATTAGTATTAGTTGTTACTAGTTACTTGTCAGTTACTTCAACGCTCATTTGTCATTTAGACATTAGACATTAGTCATTCCTATTTCCTGATTCTCCTGTTATCTTTACAAAATTCCAACATCCACACCAAACAAACCTATAACCTTTTCCACAATGAAGATGCTGATCATTAACGGACCGAATCTGAATTTGCTGGGTACACGTGAACCTGAAATTTATGGAAGTCAGACATTTGAAAGTTATTTTTCTGACTTAAAGAAGAAATTTCCGGAACATACGTTGGCTTACTATCAAAGCAATATCGAGGGCGAGATTATCAATAAATTGCAGGAAGCTGGATTTTCAACAGACGGAATCATTCTGAATGCCGGTGGCTATACACACACTTCTGTTGCAATCGCTGATGCAATTGCGGCCATTCATTCACCTGTAATCGAAGTGCACATTTCCAATCCATATGCAAGAGAGGAGTTTCGTCAAAAGTCGTTGATCGCCGGTAAGTGTAAAGGAGTTATTGCGGGATTCGGATTAAAGGGCTATGAAATGGCTATAAAAAGTATTGTTGAATAAATTATTCTGCGTTAGTTTCCAGAACAATTTCAGAGAATAGTTTTTTCCTTCTCACAAAATAATCCCAAACAATCGAACCGTTGTAAACACCTTTCATTTTTGAGAATTGCAGGATGGAAGCGGTACTCTTTTTTTTAATCTGCTGCAAGTGTGTTATGAAATATAAGTGAGCTTTCTGCACAGCCAGAAAATCGCTGAAATGAAACGAAAGTAAAAAACGAATGGCTGCAAGCTGATCCATTAATATTCTTGCAAGTAGTATTCGTTTTCTTTTTTCCGGAAGATTCTTCGCAATCATCACTAAATTATTGCGGAAGTTCAGGTAAGTTTTAAACGGATTGCCATGTGGCAAACTGCCGCCTCCAAGATGATAAATAACACTGTCCGGACAATACATTATTTTATAGCCGGCATTCTTCAACCTCCAGCAAAAATCAATCTCTTCCATGTGCGCGAAGAAATCACCATCGAGACCGTTCAACTGTTCAAATACTTTTTTCCTCACCAACATGCATGCGCCTGAAGCCCAGAATACTTCAGCGGTGTGCGCATACTGATTGTGATCTTTTTCAGTTGCATCAAAAACTCTTCCGCGGCAAAAGGTGTATCCGTATTTGTCAATCCATCCGCCCGCGGCTCCGGCATATTCAAAATGCTCAGGTTGAAGCCGGGCATGAATGCGTGGATGCACAGCTCCAATATGATGATCGCTGTCCATTATGGAAATTAGCGGAGGCAACCAGTTTTCAGTTACAGCAACATCCTGATTCACCATTACAATAAATTCCGAATCAATTTTCCGGATGGCCTGGTTGTATCCTTCTGCAAAGCCATAATTTTTTTCCAGGCGTATAATTTTAACCGATGGATAATTTTTAAGGAGAAAGGAAACAGAGTCATCGGTGGAAGCATTGTCCGCTACCACAATATCTGAATCAGCACTTTGAAATTGGAGTAGTGAAGGAATAAATTCCTCCAGGAATTTTCTTCCATTCCAACACAAGATCACTACCGCGGTCCTCGACCAATTATCACGCATTCAAAATAAGTTGGCGCAAAGGTATTGGTTGTTGAAGAAAGTTGTAGCTGTAGCAAATGACCTAATGACTAAAAAGATGTGCCGGTGATTTGATGTGCCAAAGGTGCCTATGACTGATGACGAGCAGCTAATAACTAACCATTAATGACCAGGACGCTATCGCTTTTACCGGTTATAATTATAATCCACCTGACTACCCCAGGTATCCCGGAAGCCTTCGATGTCAAAATCCCTGTAGCCGTTGCCATCTTTAAAGGTATTGTAGACTTTAAATCTCCATCGCGGATCATACAATTCACCCAATGCCTCCGAATGAATAAGTTTATAATCATTCGACACAAGGTCAGCATTGCAAAATACAAAGTGAATATTAGACTGGTTGCTCAACAACTTATAATACTGCCAGATCTCGTACGGATAAGCTCCTGGCTCTCTATCCGATCCTTCCATATGATTGGGAGCACCATATTGTAAAAACACCCTTCCTCTGTCTGTTTCAAAACCGTGGTAAATGGCAGTTTTATAATTGTACTCCACTACAGCAACCAGGTTGCGGTAGACGCCCCATTCTTTTTCGGGATCATCTGCGTTTCTTTTCTTCCAGAAATTATAAAAAAACTGCTGCATCAGTGTGAGGTCATTCTTTTGAATGATGCTGGCAATATAATCGCGTTCATACATTTCCGCTGTCGGAGAAAGTGATTTCATATAATACACCAGCGAATCGGGAGCAATATGAATTACAAATGTTTTGCTTACATCGAGCAAGCCGATGTTGGTTAATTCGCCAGTAGAATTTTTATTGGAGCGCTGGAAAAAAACGCTTTGTTGTCCAAGCAATTCGTTCTTTTTGTTTTTTACCTGCAACTGCACAACATAGTTTCCCGAAGGCAGGTCAGTAATATCAAATTCAGAGAATACCACATTAATGGCCGCTGCTTTCTGTTTTGAAAAACGAAACAAATCATTCGCTACCTGGTCTTTTTGGGAGTGTTTTACGGCATAGGTAATTATGACATCTTCGTTACCCACCACCTTGTCGAGGTTGTAAATTTCATTGTAAAATGAAATTTTATTGATGGAGGTGGGATAATAATTAAATACATATGGCTTGATGTCATAGCCATTTTTCGAAAATACATTTTGGGTAACAGTTGGTGAATAGCTGTCAACAAGTTCTATGTTGGAGAAGTCGATTGAATCCCGCCTGAAATTCAGATTCAGCGCCTGAGCAAGATGAAGTGATTCTTCTTTCAGGTTGGCATCCTTTACTTCCATTTGCACGTCATATACACCGTCAGGCAGTGTTACCCTTCTCAAATCCAGCATGTTGAAAGTGATGTTCACGGTATCATTAATTTCCGGACTGCGCAACAGATACTTATCATAAGCTGCAACCTGATTGCTATCGCGCAGGTAGAGAAGTGTAACTTCTACAGCACCTTCATATTTACCGTGGTTATTTTTTTTATACTGCAATGATTTACCGGGAATGGAAAGATAAGTTTCTGCATAAGGAGTATCTGTCTGCAGCGATAGGAATCCGCTGTTTTGCATGGAAGCGCGAAGGTGCTGAGCTATTGAAGGCTGCGTAAATACACATATAACCAACAGGCAAGAGATGAATGAAAGAGTAATCCGCTTCATGGTTTAAATGGTTGAGTTACTAAAAATACATTTTTATCAGTTAAAGATTTGCTTTCTTCGACATTCTTATCACGTGCAAAGATGAATTCCGGCAGGCAACCCACTACTTTTTTGATAGAGGCGAATTATTTGCCTCCCGTTGCATGGTTTGTTGAGCTGCATTCAAGTTCCATGGTTTCGATTGACATTCAACAACCCTTCAAAAAATCAACGCATCAGAACAGGTGTAAAATTCTGGGTGCGAACGGAACTCAATTGCTAACTGTGCCACTACAAGGAGGCAGGGGGGTGAAAAAAAATATCAGGGATGTTAAAATCAGTTATGAAGAAAGATGGCAACAAATTCACTGGAACAGTATCTGCTCAGCTTATAACAAGAGTTCGTACTTCCAGTTTTATGAGGATCAGTTCCGCCACTTTTATGAAAGGAAAACAGAGTTCCTGATTGATTTAAATGTGCATTTAATGCAAACATGCTTCAGGATATTAGCCCTTGGTGTTGAAATTGAATTAGTATCTGACTCCAATCACATAAAGACCCTTTCTGAGAAGACGATCAAAATCAATGCGTCTGAAAAATTACTTCCGTACTATCAGGTTTTTCAACATAAGCATGGTTTCGTTGCCGGATTAAGCATTATTGATTTGATTTTTAACAAGGGACCTGATGCAAAAAGCTATTTCGGAAATCAACAGTAAGGAATCCGTTCTTTTTATCATAGAAATACAATTTTCTAACAGTGCTGCCGCGAATAGATTTTTCTACCTTCGCCAACTCATGAAGTGGATACTTACCTGCATTATTTTGAGGGTTCTTTTCAATATGTCTGCTACGGCGCAGGCATCTTTTGACCGCGAAACGATCAATGTCGGTAACATAGGTTTTTCTGTCACCAATGCCGGAACTATCGGAAGGCCCGATGTGGTGAATGACCCCCAGGGTGAACCTTCCATGGAATATCCCATCAATTCCGGCATTGAGCATTTGTTTGAAGGTGGATTGTGGATTGGCGCATTGGTAAACGGACAAACTGCAGTTTCAACTGCGGCCATTGATGCACCAAGCGGTTATACCACAGGTGCTTCCGGATTTGAGTTTACTTCCGCCATCGGCAACCTCATTCAACAAAAGTCTACACTTTCTTACAGCGATTATTTTTCTGTGGATGCTGTCTCACACCAGGATATGATTATTGATTTCACAGATGCAAACACGATTGTTCCCGGCACCACCATTCCAATCGCTGATCATACTTTTCCTTTAGCGGCAGATGTACATCTTGAATGTTATGCTTACAACTACTCTTATGCTGATTACTTTGTCATTCTTAATTATACCATCACTAATAATTCAACCAATGCATGGGATTCGGTTTGGATGGGCACATGGACGGATCTTGTGATAAGAAATGTGAATGTTGCGACAGATAATGGCTCTGCTTTTTTTAATAAAGGCGGTGGTGGATTTATTGATTCGTTGTCCGCCATTTATGCATTTGATGTGAATGGTGATCCTGGTTATACCAACTCCTATGGCGCAAGTCAATTCCTTGGTATTGAATGGCGCGATCAATTCATTCACCCAAACAACGCCGCGAATGTGGCTGCTGCCGGATTCCCGGCGCCGCGGGTGAATGGCAATTTCTGGAATTTCAAAACTTTCGATGGATCACAATATGGAGCGCCCATTGATGATATTCAGCGGTTTGATAAGTTGAAAACAAGTATTGACTTTACCGATCCCGGCACCGTAACTTTTCTGCAGAATCCTTCCAACCGCGTACAGTTGATTTCCGCCGGACCGATTGTTCAAGTTTTACCCGGAGAGTCTTTTACGTATGTGATAGCTATGGTGTGTGCAAAACAACTTGAAACCGGTGGCACCTCAGGTCCTGATAAGGATACTGAATATGCAAAGAGTGAATTGTTTAATCATCTCGATTGGGCAAAACGAACTTATCTGGGTGAAGATGCA contains:
- the plsY gene encoding glycerol-3-phosphate 1-O-acyltransferase PlsY; the encoded protein is MNYEIIVAFILAYLIGAIPFSVWTGMLFYHKDVRKYGSGNAGATNTFRVLGTQAGIIVLFLDIVKGSIAVSLAYYLGNLHFESDNFIYYELGLGITAAIGHIFPVYLNFKGGKGVATLFGAGLSVFPVAALVCVAVFLVVFLTTRYVSLGSIIASVVFPIVIIFYNQITQWPIILFSVFIPCIIIYTHRKNIQRLLKGEESKIIFEKN
- a CDS encoding M48 family metallopeptidase translates to MKHKLNIAWLVMSVLIFSCQKVPVTGRKQVHVIPESELISMSITQYGEALQQSKVINGTSDANMVNAVGKKIADAAVELMKQNNQSDRLKGYAWEYHLLDSKEVNAWCLPGGKIAVYSGLLPVSKTEAGLAVVMGHEVGHAIAQHGNERMTEQLAIQAGGIGLGAFISQKPAETQQIYQAAYGYGTQYGAVLPFSRMQESEADKIGLVLMAIAGYDPNEAVGLWERMKALSAGSAVPEFMSTHPSDQTRIDAIKKFLPEAMKYYKK
- the aroQ gene encoding type II 3-dehydroquinate dehydratase yields the protein MKMLIINGPNLNLLGTREPEIYGSQTFESYFSDLKKKFPEHTLAYYQSNIEGEIINKLQEAGFSTDGIILNAGGYTHTSVAIADAIAAIHSPVIEVHISNPYAREEFRQKSLIAGKCKGVIAGFGLKGYEMAIKSIVE
- a CDS encoding glycosyltransferase family 2 protein encodes the protein MRDNWSRTAVVILCWNGRKFLEEFIPSLLQFQSADSDIVVADNASTDDSVSFLLKNYPSVKIIRLEKNYGFAEGYNQAIRKIDSEFIVMVNQDVAVTENWLPPLISIMDSDHHIGAVHPRIHARLQPEHFEYAGAAGGWIDKYGYTFCRGRVFDATEKDHNQYAHTAEVFWASGACMLVRKKVFEQLNGLDGDFFAHMEEIDFCWRLKNAGYKIMYCPDSVIYHLGGGSLPHGNPFKTYLNFRNNLVMIAKNLPEKRKRILLARILMDQLAAIRFLLSFHFSDFLAVQKAHLYFITHLQQIKKKSTASILQFSKMKGVYNGSIVWDYFVRRKKLFSEIVLETNAE
- a CDS encoding GWxTD domain-containing protein, producing MKRITLSFISCLLVICVFTQPSIAQHLRASMQNSGFLSLQTDTPYAETYLSIPGKSLQYKKNNHGKYEGAVEVTLLYLRDSNQVAAYDKYLLRSPEINDTVNITFNMLDLRRVTLPDGVYDVQMEVKDANLKEESLHLAQALNLNFRRDSIDFSNIELVDSYSPTVTQNVFSKNGYDIKPYVFNYYPTSINKISFYNEIYNLDKVVGNEDVIITYAVKHSQKDQVANDLFRFSKQKAAAINVVFSEFDITDLPSGNYVVQLQVKNKKNELLGQQSVFFQRSNKNSTGELTNIGLLDVSKTFVIHIAPDSLVYYMKSLSPTAEMYERDYIASIIQKNDLTLMQQFFYNFWKKRNADDPEKEWGVYRNLVAVVEYNYKTAIYHGFETDRGRVFLQYGAPNHMEGSDREPGAYPYEIWQYYKLLSNQSNIHFVFCNADLVSNDYKLIHSEALGELYDPRWRFKVYNTFKDGNGYRDFDIEGFRDTWGSQVDYNYNR
- a CDS encoding WbqC family protein, producing the protein MNSGRQPTTFLIEANYLPPVAWFVELHSSSMVSIDIQQPFKKSTHQNRCKILGANGTQLLTVPLQGGRGVKKNIRDVKISYEERWQQIHWNSICSAYNKSSYFQFYEDQFRHFYERKTEFLIDLNVHLMQTCFRILALGVEIELVSDSNHIKTLSEKTIKINASEKLLPYYQVFQHKHGFVAGLSIIDLIFNKGPDAKSYFGNQQ
- the prmA gene encoding 50S ribosomal protein L11 methyltransferase, whose amino-acid sequence is MDYYSFTFQIKESWQQELIIAALDDIGFEGYEERENAMDAYISTSSFSESAFIQAITPYQEAYGFSFSKSIVENKNWNELWEKSFNPIVIGSEIAVRASFHPSFPEVKYDLVIDPKMSFGTGHHATTEMMMRLMLKENISQKRVLDFGSGTGILSILAAKLNANTILSIDHEEWAYRNAIENFQLNHVVTATALLGDASCFKHQEFDLILANINRSIIVNTMSQFAATLNKHGRLLISGFLKNDELQVIAEAHNAGFKVVDQLTQDDWIALALNFI
- a CDS encoding tyrosine recombinase XerD, with translation MDWQSTIKGFKAYLQLERSLSANSVAAYIHDVGLLRRFFELKQLSVPPEEVVLEQLHEFIFFINELGMGDQSQARILSGIRAFYKYMMMEDLIKNDPTLLLEGPKLKRKLPDVLHLEEINQLLAAIDHSRADGIRNRAILEALYGCGLRVTELVDLKISNLYFDVGFIKVIGKGNKERLIPIGEEAIKHINFYRDGVRSHLAIKQGFEDFLFLNRNGKKLTRVYVFVMIKALAEKIGLKKSISPHTFRHSFATHLVEGGADLRAVQEMLGHESITTTEIYTHLDRDYLRETLLQFHPRYK